From Desulfomonilaceae bacterium, a single genomic window includes:
- a CDS encoding protease inhibitor I42 family protein: protein MINITRTLASLFLFIVLCFGAWQKSYATEHEITTRLNQPFRIVLSAAIGSTGYSWSARFDESFFKLKKSWYEKPESKLVGASGKQIFMFVPLKPGNAKIEMLLKRPWESSAVKTESYEITVPSQ from the coding sequence TTGATTAACATCACAAGGACGTTGGCAAGCTTGTTTCTCTTTATTGTTCTGTGTTTCGGCGCCTGGCAAAAAAGTTACGCCACAGAGCATGAAATCACGACAAGATTAAATCAGCCTTTCCGCATTGTACTTTCCGCCGCCATCGGAAGCACTGGATATAGCTGGTCCGCACGTTTTGATGAGTCTTTTTTCAAACTCAAGAAATCCTGGTACGAAAAGCCGGAGTCCAAACTCGTGGGAGCGTCTGGCAAACAAATCTTCATGTTCGTTCCATTGAAGCCGGGAAACGCCAAAATAGAAATGCTATTGAAAAGACCATGGGAATCTTCTGCCGTCAAAACTGAGTCTTACGAAATTACAGTGCCGTCTCAATAG
- a CDS encoding DUF6569 family protein: protein MNAPLGDFFSQIKVGAKQNHKNMALYCLLSEHEAAVDFLTLDNALANDALAISELTEGGSVPELRVLNKSDQNVLLMDGEEFVGAKQHWVLNTTILIAPQSETNIPVSCVEKGRWSYRSKHFGSQPRAMSANLRKRKSETVNVNLRRGRNFMSNQGVVWDEIEKKHERMSASPSPTMAMADLYESHRDQTESYLSAFRPVFNQVGIIVFIDGMVAGIEILNKFQSFRENHSKLVNSYVMDALETSNGEIKPNHRSLRGTT, encoded by the coding sequence ATGAATGCCCCATTAGGTGATTTTTTCAGTCAAATAAAGGTCGGAGCGAAACAGAATCACAAGAATATGGCGCTCTATTGCCTGCTTTCAGAGCATGAGGCCGCTGTCGATTTCCTCACTCTGGACAACGCTCTTGCAAATGACGCGCTTGCTATTTCAGAGCTAACCGAAGGCGGTTCAGTCCCTGAATTAAGAGTCCTGAACAAATCCGACCAGAACGTGCTTCTTATGGATGGGGAAGAGTTTGTGGGAGCTAAACAGCATTGGGTCTTAAATACAACGATACTGATTGCGCCGCAGTCTGAGACAAACATTCCAGTATCGTGTGTCGAGAAGGGAAGATGGTCATATCGAAGCAAACATTTCGGAAGTCAGCCCAGGGCAATGAGCGCTAATCTCCGAAAACGGAAATCAGAAACCGTAAACGTGAACCTTCGTAGGGGACGAAACTTCATGTCCAATCAAGGGGTGGTGTGGGACGAGATAGAGAAAAAACATGAAAGGATGTCTGCATCCCCTTCCCCAACAATGGCAATGGCGGATCTATATGAATCTCACAGGGACCAGACGGAGTCTTATCTGTCGGCATTCCGACCGGTGTTCAATCAGGTGGGGATAATAGTCTTTATTGATGGAATGGTTGCCGGGATTGAGATCCTTAACAAGTTTCAATCCTTCAGGGAAAATCATTCCAAGCTAGTTAACAGTTATGTGATGGATGCTCTCGAAACTTCCAATGGCGAGATAAAACCCAATCACCGGTCATTAAGGGGTACAACTTAA
- the nagZ gene encoding beta-N-acetylhexosaminidase — MMERDFGRLFMVGFYGSAFCPELQSFLDALNPAGVILFSRNILEPRQVAELNFSIQQFSIEKLGRPLLIGVDQEGGRVKRLTSAFSEFPPVMTIAESEFPEEAIRRFAETTARELSLVGFNLDFVPVLDVLGEGIDTKNTVIGDRSFGPDPIQVANLGTVLIRAMRSEGILTCGKHFPGHGGIAVDSHLDLPIDSRPSSVIMERDIFPFIKAIEAGTDMIMTAHVVFPAFDETYPASLSPTLIDDVLRQELKFHGLVVTDDLDMGAISKHYRPEEAALLAYQAGTDIMLICNSPETAFTARQHVYESTKDGPLAKMRFNRTITATESLFSNLCKAHESCDLTKVANYFSASSINS; from the coding sequence ATGATGGAACGCGATTTTGGGCGTCTTTTTATGGTAGGTTTCTACGGATCGGCATTCTGTCCTGAGTTGCAGAGCTTCCTTGATGCGCTCAACCCTGCCGGCGTAATCCTGTTTAGCAGGAATATACTTGAACCTCGCCAGGTGGCTGAACTTAATTTCTCGATTCAGCAGTTTTCAATCGAAAAGTTGGGCAGACCGTTATTAATAGGGGTAGATCAGGAAGGCGGAAGAGTAAAAAGACTTACGTCGGCATTTTCTGAATTTCCTCCGGTAATGACCATAGCGGAATCAGAGTTTCCTGAAGAAGCCATACGACGTTTTGCGGAAACAACCGCCCGGGAATTGAGCCTTGTGGGATTCAACCTGGATTTTGTTCCAGTCCTTGATGTTCTGGGAGAAGGCATTGACACTAAAAACACGGTAATCGGAGATCGTTCGTTCGGCCCTGATCCAATACAGGTCGCCAATTTAGGGACTGTCCTGATTCGCGCAATGAGGTCCGAGGGGATCCTGACTTGCGGCAAACATTTTCCTGGCCATGGCGGTATAGCTGTGGATTCACATTTGGATCTACCGATTGATTCAAGGCCTTCCAGTGTGATCATGGAGAGGGATATTTTTCCTTTCATTAAGGCGATCGAAGCAGGAACAGACATGATCATGACGGCCCATGTTGTTTTTCCTGCATTTGACGAGACTTATCCCGCGTCTCTCTCCCCTACCCTAATTGACGATGTGCTTAGACAGGAATTAAAATTTCATGGCCTCGTAGTTACCGATGACCTTGATATGGGGGCCATCTCAAAACATTACAGGCCCGAAGAAGCTGCTCTCCTGGCGTATCAGGCAGGCACGGACATAATGTTGATCTGCAATTCTCCTGAAACCGCGTTTACAGCGCGACAACATGTTTATGAGTCGACAAAAGATGGACCACTTGCCAAGATGAGATTCAATCGCACGATCACCGCAACTGAATCGCTATTTTCGAACCTCTGCAAGGCTCATGAGTCCTGTGACCTTACAAAAGTTGCAAATTACTTTAGTGCAAGCTCCATCAACTCATGA
- the nifH gene encoding nitrogenase iron protein, whose translation MRKIAIYGKGGIGKSTTTQNTVAGLAEMGRKVMVVGCDPKSDSTRLLLGGLAQKTVLDTLRAEGEDVELDEIRKVGFKGTICVESGGPEPGVGCAGRGIITSINLLEQLGAYDETLDYAFYDVLGDVVCGGFAMPIREGKAQEIYIVVSGEMMAMYAANNICKGIVKFAEAGGVRLGGLICNSRKVDFEQEMIEAFAEQLGTQMIHFVPRDNMVQKAEINRKTVIEFEPTHSQAEEYRTLANKIEENKMHVVPKIMSTDDLEKLLIKHGLAG comes from the coding sequence ATGAGAAAAATAGCGATTTACGGCAAAGGCGGCATCGGAAAATCGACTACTACGCAAAATACAGTAGCGGGCCTGGCTGAAATGGGACGTAAAGTCATGGTAGTGGGTTGCGACCCGAAGTCGGACTCGACCCGTCTTCTGCTGGGAGGCCTTGCCCAAAAGACCGTACTCGACACATTGCGAGCGGAAGGTGAAGACGTGGAACTTGATGAAATCCGCAAGGTCGGTTTCAAAGGCACAATTTGCGTGGAATCAGGTGGACCGGAACCGGGGGTAGGTTGCGCTGGACGTGGAATTATAACCTCCATCAACCTGCTCGAACAGCTAGGAGCCTACGATGAAACGCTCGATTACGCCTTCTACGATGTCTTGGGCGACGTTGTCTGCGGTGGTTTTGCGATGCCTATTCGAGAAGGCAAAGCCCAGGAAATCTACATCGTCGTCTCGGGTGAAATGATGGCCATGTACGCCGCCAACAACATCTGTAAGGGTATCGTAAAATTTGCTGAAGCCGGTGGTGTTCGCCTGGGAGGCCTCATCTGCAACAGCAGAAAAGTCGACTTTGAACAGGAAATGATTGAGGCCTTCGCCGAACAGTTAGGTACCCAGATGATCCACTTCGTGCCCCGGGACAACATGGTGCAAAAGGCTGAAATCAACAGGAAAACAGTAATAGAATTCGAGCCTACACATTCTCAGGCGGAGGAATACAGGACTTTGGCAAATAAAATTGAAGAGAACAAGATGCACGTTGTTCCAAAGATCATGAGCACTGACGATCTCGAGAAACTCCTTATAAAACATGGTTTGGCCGGTTAA
- a CDS encoding PDDEXK nuclease domain-containing protein — protein MQTEFYQAVAAILKTARSNAYRAINFAMVEAYWEIGRIIVDEEQKGKERAGYGDYLIRNLSIRLTRDFGRGFTETNLRNFRQFFLAFPFQDTGEIRYALRSELSWTHYRALMRLEKPDARRYYMKEAAEQNWSSRALERQINSLYYERLVLSREREPVEAEARNATASLVARPEDFIKDPYVLEFLNIEDNASYRESELEQAIIQQLQAFMLELGRGFAFVARQKRVSTETMDFYVDLVFYNYILKAFVLIDLQIGPLTPQDIGQMDLYIRLFEDTVKGDGDNPTIGIILCSAKDQTVVKYSVLNESRQLFASKYTLYLPTEEELRQELDREKAAITSKIKTKK, from the coding sequence TTGCAGACGGAATTCTACCAGGCCGTTGCTGCAATACTCAAGACTGCGCGTTCCAACGCTTATCGGGCGATCAACTTCGCCATGGTCGAAGCATACTGGGAAATTGGACGCATCATCGTCGATGAGGAACAGAAAGGCAAGGAGCGGGCGGGCTATGGAGATTATCTGATCAGGAACTTATCGATTCGTTTAACCAGGGATTTCGGCCGGGGATTCACTGAAACAAACCTTCGAAACTTCAGGCAGTTCTTTTTGGCTTTTCCTTTTCAAGATACTGGCGAGATTCGCTACGCACTGCGTAGCGAATTGTCATGGACGCACTACCGGGCATTGATGCGATTAGAGAAACCAGACGCCAGACGCTACTATATGAAAGAAGCGGCTGAACAAAACTGGAGTTCACGGGCCCTGGAACGTCAGATAAACTCCTTGTATTACGAGCGACTTGTCTTGAGTCGCGAAAGAGAGCCGGTCGAGGCGGAGGCCAGGAATGCGACAGCATCTCTTGTCGCCCGACCTGAAGACTTCATAAAGGATCCCTATGTGCTGGAGTTCTTGAATATCGAGGACAATGCGTCCTATCGTGAATCCGAACTGGAACAGGCCATCATTCAGCAACTGCAAGCATTCATGCTCGAATTAGGTCGAGGGTTCGCTTTCGTCGCACGCCAGAAGCGTGTCTCGACCGAAACTATGGATTTTTATGTCGATCTGGTTTTCTACAACTACATCCTAAAGGCTTTCGTCCTCATCGACTTGCAGATCGGGCCATTGACACCTCAGGATATTGGCCAGATGGACCTGTATATCCGCCTTTTCGAAGACACAGTTAAAGGGGATGGTGACAATCCAACCATCGGTATCATCCTATGTTCAGCGAAGGACCAGACTGTGGTAAAATATTCCGTCTTGAACGAAAGCCGACAACTCTTCGCCTCCAAATACACACTATACCTCCCTACCGAGGAGGAGCTTCGACAGGAACTAGATAGGGAGAAGGCGGCGATTACTAGCAAAATTAAGACCAAAAAATAA
- a CDS encoding sigma 54-interacting transcriptional regulator, with product MKALINQLELKALYKISQVIGQALNLDQTLAIILSTLSEDLSMKRGAITIIDFETGKLTIRASHGLTHQEKKRGVYRFDEGITGKIFSSNEPFVVPDISRDPLFLNKTGARTPEKGRISFIGVPIGLNGYPIGVLSADKLFEADLSFEEDVRFLSILAAFIGQLISLNEQVKAREKTLVRANLFLKEKISRKSDGFFSIARSPAILEAQQLVKKVAPTRATVLILGESGTGKTLVAQIIHELSSRSRNPFIKVNSAALPENLLEAELFGYERGAFTGATEARTGRVEEAEGGTLFLDEIGEMSLPVQAKLLRFLQDKEFERLGSSKTRKVDARIIAATNRDLSSATSSGEFRQDLYYRLNVFPIRVPPLRERQEDIVGLLTFFTRSLVREYGAELHFSPKAIEALIRYSWPGNVRELENLLERLAIMSENGLIDIGDLTPYLAHVVKDHHTPVAPTLSRLDSLTEMEKRGVVAALERNGWIQSRAARDLGITLRQMGYRVRKFGLEDYLKRKKLFI from the coding sequence ATGAAGGCTCTTATAAATCAGCTAGAACTCAAGGCTTTATACAAAATTAGTCAAGTAATAGGACAGGCTTTGAATCTGGACCAAACGCTGGCAATTATTCTTTCCACACTGTCGGAAGATTTGTCAATGAAACGTGGGGCCATCACCATAATTGATTTCGAAACGGGAAAACTGACGATTCGAGCGTCACACGGTTTGACACATCAGGAGAAAAAACGGGGAGTGTACAGGTTCGATGAAGGGATAACCGGAAAGATATTCAGTTCAAATGAGCCGTTTGTTGTTCCTGACATAAGTAGGGACCCTCTCTTTCTAAATAAAACAGGCGCAAGAACCCCGGAAAAAGGCAGAATCTCTTTCATCGGCGTTCCAATTGGCCTCAATGGCTATCCTATTGGCGTTCTAAGCGCTGACAAACTGTTTGAGGCAGACTTGTCGTTTGAGGAGGACGTTCGCTTCCTTAGCATTCTCGCCGCTTTCATCGGCCAACTGATAAGTCTCAATGAACAGGTTAAAGCGAGAGAGAAAACTTTGGTCAGGGCAAATCTCTTTCTCAAGGAAAAAATATCCAGAAAAAGTGATGGTTTTTTTTCTATCGCCAGAAGCCCCGCGATACTGGAAGCGCAACAGCTTGTAAAAAAAGTGGCCCCAACCAGGGCCACGGTCCTGATCCTCGGAGAATCCGGAACGGGCAAAACCCTTGTGGCGCAAATAATTCACGAACTGAGTTCACGATCAAGGAATCCATTCATTAAGGTGAACAGCGCCGCTCTACCGGAAAACCTCTTGGAGGCCGAACTTTTCGGATACGAAAGAGGCGCTTTTACGGGAGCTACGGAAGCCAGGACAGGTCGTGTCGAAGAAGCTGAAGGAGGCACCCTGTTTCTTGATGAGATTGGTGAAATGTCCCTACCTGTTCAGGCCAAACTTCTCAGGTTTCTCCAGGACAAGGAATTTGAGAGACTCGGGAGTTCCAAGACTCGGAAAGTAGACGCTCGAATCATAGCGGCTACAAACAGGGACCTATCTTCGGCCACCTCCTCGGGCGAATTCAGGCAGGATCTTTATTATCGACTCAATGTGTTTCCAATCCGTGTCCCTCCTCTTCGTGAAAGACAGGAAGACATAGTGGGGCTTCTCACTTTTTTCACCAGGTCACTTGTGCGGGAATATGGAGCTGAACTGCATTTTTCTCCGAAAGCGATTGAGGCGCTCATCAGGTATTCCTGGCCTGGAAATGTCAGGGAGCTTGAGAATCTCCTGGAAAGGTTGGCCATAATGTCTGAGAACGGCCTTATTGATATTGGTGATTTGACTCCCTATCTAGCGCATGTCGTGAAGGATCATCACACCCCTGTGGCCCCAACATTATCAAGGCTGGATTCATTGACTGAGATGGAAAAAAGAGGCGTCGTGGCCGCTCTCGAGCGCAACGGCTGGATTCAGTCGCGTGCCGCCAGAGATCTGGGAATTACGCTTAGGCAAATGGGATACAGGGTAAGAAAATTTGGATTGGAGGACTATTTGAAGAGAAAGAAGCTATTTATTTAG
- a CDS encoding methylmalonyl-CoA mutase family protein, whose protein sequence is MNQEFQNKCLKSDQKFKESLTKRPERKSEFTTVSGLPMERIYWPWDSPDFELENDLGLPGAFPFTRGVQPNMYRGRFWTMRQYAGFGSAEETNARFKYLIDQGQTGLSVAFDLPTQIGYNSDHELAAGEVGKVGVAIDTVEDIKMLFNGIDLSVVSTSMTINSPASILLAMYIVTAEEQGLDVSKIRGTIQNDILKEYPARGTYIFPPQPSMRIITDIFEFCNTNVPQWNTISISGYHIREAGSTAVQEVAFTLANGIAYVEAAIKADLNVDSFGERLSFFFNAHQDFFEEIAKFRAARRMWARIMRDRFGATNPRAMMLRFHTQTAGCTLTAPQPDNNVVRVAYQALSAALGGTQSLHTNSRDEAYALPSQDSVQIALRTQQIVAYETGVADTVDPLAGSYFVESLTNEIERLALDYIKKIDEMGGAVRAVECGFIEQEIQDSAYKFQKAVESGAQVIVGVNRFQTVGAPPKGLLKVDPKVRENQIQRLEKIYAERDSDAVKRSLDTLKIAAMSDKNLMVPIMDAVKKRVSLGEICDVLRGVFGEYLHASQC, encoded by the coding sequence GCCCAGAGCGCAAATCAGAGTTCACCACTGTTTCCGGACTACCCATGGAAAGGATTTATTGGCCCTGGGACTCTCCGGATTTTGAATTGGAGAATGATCTTGGTCTGCCGGGGGCTTTTCCTTTCACGAGAGGTGTCCAGCCGAATATGTATCGTGGAAGATTCTGGACGATGAGACAATATGCAGGGTTCGGAAGCGCGGAAGAGACAAACGCAAGGTTCAAATACCTTATTGATCAAGGCCAAACCGGATTGTCAGTCGCTTTTGATCTGCCCACCCAGATAGGCTACAATTCAGATCACGAACTTGCAGCCGGAGAAGTCGGCAAAGTTGGAGTGGCGATTGATACCGTGGAAGACATCAAGATGCTATTCAACGGGATAGATTTAAGCGTTGTCAGCACTTCCATGACTATCAACTCCCCGGCGTCCATCTTGCTGGCCATGTACATAGTGACCGCCGAAGAACAGGGCTTGGATGTATCGAAAATTCGAGGCACTATTCAAAACGACATCCTCAAGGAGTATCCAGCGCGTGGGACATACATTTTCCCGCCCCAACCATCCATGAGGATCATCACCGACATATTCGAATTCTGCAATACAAACGTGCCCCAATGGAACACAATCAGTATTAGTGGTTACCACATTAGAGAAGCCGGTTCGACTGCGGTTCAGGAAGTGGCGTTTACCCTGGCTAATGGCATAGCCTATGTTGAAGCGGCAATCAAGGCCGACCTCAATGTTGATTCCTTTGGCGAAAGACTGAGCTTCTTTTTCAACGCTCATCAGGATTTTTTCGAAGAAATTGCAAAGTTCAGGGCCGCCAGGCGGATGTGGGCCCGAATAATGAGAGATCGCTTCGGCGCCACCAATCCCAGAGCCATGATGTTGCGTTTCCACACACAGACCGCCGGCTGCACACTTACAGCGCCTCAACCGGATAACAACGTCGTCAGGGTGGCCTATCAGGCTCTGTCAGCCGCGTTGGGCGGAACCCAGTCTTTGCATACAAACTCTCGAGATGAAGCGTACGCCCTGCCCTCGCAGGATTCAGTCCAAATAGCCTTGAGGACTCAACAAATAGTGGCTTATGAGACAGGAGTCGCAGATACCGTAGATCCACTGGCCGGTTCATATTTTGTGGAGTCTCTTACAAACGAGATAGAAAGACTTGCGTTAGATTACATCAAAAAAATAGACGAAATGGGTGGAGCGGTCAGGGCCGTGGAATGCGGTTTCATAGAACAGGAAATTCAGGATTCAGCTTACAAATTCCAGAAAGCGGTCGAATCTGGGGCGCAAGTTATCGTCGGTGTCAATCGATTTCAAACGGTCGGGGCACCTCCTAAGGGCCTCCTTAAAGTTGACCCCAAAGTCCGTGAAAATCAGATTCAAAGGTTAGAAAAGATTTACGCAGAGCGTGATTCCGACGCGGTCAAGAGATCTCTCGACACATTGAAAATTGCAGCGATGAGCGACAAGAACCTCATGGTTCCTATCATGGACGCTGTAAAAAAACGTGTCTCTTTGGGAGAAATCTGTGACGTTTTGCGAGGAGTATTCGGTGAATACCTTCACGCTTCTCAATGTTGA
- a CDS encoding cytochrome c biogenesis protein ResB, with the protein MNKPKSPETGLSESVSILFELKVFFTSVRTTLFLLFSIAVGAILGTIIPQAESLDRIAISGHPFLYKVAVILDLNNVFRSWWFTALLGLLTLNIVGCLLQKIPILLNEWRGKTSKVNFQLHYKSSSASRDLYDTLVNAGRSVMRSDPVKKDTDGKLFLSWDKHKIYLLGFPMMHIGIIVILLGGVIGSYWGFKGHVLIKEGETTDKFSLMSSNQTGTLPFSITVDDFKLEKYSTGEPREFRSNVRLSQDGKEVLKGSILVNHPVTWAGISLFQSDYRVLGVKDVKLQFKTKDGQVLEKVANPREDIDIPGTDAKLKTRSLDPGTLAQGSGIQVNVVGKPEPPPLFNIYQKDKKPLDVEGVEIRFLGFTPLYATGLQIGYDPGVRIVWLGCSMLVIGFILSLFTNLRKIAVEITSSVDGTLVLVQGRSRKLRREFRQAVEHEFSKISDLKKLK; encoded by the coding sequence ATGAATAAACCGAAATCTCCAGAGACTGGTTTGTCTGAATCAGTCTCTATTTTGTTTGAGCTAAAGGTCTTTTTTACCTCGGTCAGAACCACTTTATTCCTTCTTTTCTCTATCGCTGTCGGCGCAATCCTTGGAACAATCATTCCTCAAGCGGAATCGCTTGATCGAATTGCCATTTCGGGGCATCCGTTCCTGTACAAGGTTGCGGTGATCCTGGACCTCAACAATGTTTTCAGAAGTTGGTGGTTCACCGCTCTGCTGGGTCTTCTCACTTTAAACATCGTCGGATGCCTGCTTCAAAAAATTCCTATCCTACTTAACGAGTGGCGCGGGAAAACATCTAAAGTCAATTTCCAGCTTCATTATAAGTCATCAAGCGCTTCAAGAGATTTATATGACACATTGGTCAATGCAGGTCGGTCTGTCATGCGTTCCGATCCGGTTAAAAAAGACACTGATGGGAAGCTGTTTCTCTCATGGGATAAGCACAAGATTTACCTCCTTGGGTTTCCCATGATGCACATCGGAATTATTGTTATTCTTCTAGGTGGCGTGATAGGATCTTACTGGGGCTTTAAGGGGCACGTTCTAATTAAAGAGGGTGAAACCACAGACAAATTCTCTTTGATGTCCTCCAACCAAACTGGAACCCTACCTTTCTCAATTACGGTAGACGATTTCAAGCTGGAAAAGTACTCTACCGGCGAGCCAAGGGAATTTCGAAGCAACGTCAGGTTGTCTCAAGACGGCAAGGAAGTTTTGAAAGGCTCAATTCTGGTTAACCATCCTGTGACCTGGGCTGGAATATCGTTGTTTCAATCCGATTATAGGGTCTTGGGAGTCAAGGATGTCAAACTTCAATTCAAGACCAAGGATGGTCAGGTTCTGGAAAAAGTCGCCAACCCAAGGGAAGATATAGATATCCCAGGAACTGACGCAAAATTGAAAACCAGGAGCCTTGATCCGGGGACACTTGCTCAAGGGTCCGGGATTCAGGTTAATGTTGTCGGGAAACCTGAACCTCCACCATTGTTTAATATTTATCAAAAAGATAAGAAACCTCTTGATGTTGAGGGCGTGGAAATTCGTTTCCTCGGATTTACTCCGTTATACGCCACGGGCCTGCAAATCGGATATGACCCTGGGGTCCGAATAGTGTGGCTTGGATGTTCAATGCTGGTCATCGGCTTTATCCTGTCCCTGTTTACCAATCTTCGGAAAATTGCGGTTGAGATTACATCCTCCGTCGATGGAACTCTTGTTCTTGTCCAGGGCAGGAGCCGAAAATTGCGCCGGGAATTCAGGCAAGCGGTTGAACATGAATTTTCAAAAATCAGCGACTTGAAAAAATTAAAATGA
- a CDS encoding transposase, which produces MPQSLSKIYVHVVFGTKHRVPWLIERVRPELYAFMAGSLKLVDSQSVRIGGMPDHTHLVFRLSKTYALSKVIERVKTDSSSWIKSRGKNFEDFAWQNGYGAFSIGQSGLDSTVRYVVNQQTHHQRFSFKEEIRQIFLAHQLEYNEKYFWE; this is translated from the coding sequence ATGCCGCAATCATTATCGAAAATTTACGTTCATGTCGTATTTGGAACAAAACATCGTGTTCCATGGCTAATTGAAAGAGTTAGACCAGAACTTTACGCATTTATGGCAGGGTCTCTCAAACTCGTTGATTCCCAGTCGGTGCGCATTGGTGGAATGCCGGACCATACGCATCTGGTTTTCAGGCTTTCCAAAACCTATGCCTTGAGCAAGGTCATTGAACGTGTCAAAACAGATTCATCCTCGTGGATAAAAAGCAGGGGAAAGAATTTCGAGGATTTTGCCTGGCAAAACGGTTATGGCGCGTTTTCGATAGGACAGTCCGGTCTGGATTCGACTGTCCGATACGTTGTTAACCAGCAAACCCATCACCAGCGGTTTTCGTTCAAAGAAGAAATCAGACAGATTTTTCTTGCCCATCAACTTGAATACAACGAAAAATACTTCTGGGAGTGA
- a CDS encoding cupin domain-containing protein, with amino-acid sequence MIAMNSADVENVQVGSVPYRGKSSDAKQVGVRWLSKVGQDAEGSPAYGLRLFTVGPAGEIPIHNHAYVQTMYFISGKFECWAFDPDTDKMVDKRICGPGDMVYIPSQEPHGMRNLSETESGEFLCCICTLEASTVCPG; translated from the coding sequence ATGATCGCAATGAATTCCGCTGACGTTGAAAATGTCCAGGTAGGGTCAGTGCCATACAGGGGAAAATCCAGCGACGCCAAACAGGTGGGCGTTCGGTGGCTTTCGAAGGTTGGGCAGGACGCTGAAGGTTCTCCAGCCTATGGCTTGAGACTGTTTACAGTGGGTCCGGCGGGTGAAATTCCCATCCACAATCATGCCTACGTTCAGACGATGTACTTCATTTCAGGCAAATTTGAATGTTGGGCTTTTGATCCAGATACGGACAAAATGGTCGACAAAAGAATTTGTGGCCCGGGCGACATGGTTTATATTCCCAGTCAGGAACCCCATGGGATGCGGAACTTGAGCGAGACAGAATCTGGAGAGTTTCTGTGTTGCATCTGTACGCTGGAAGCGTCGACAGTTTGTCCCGGTTAA
- the ccsB gene encoding c-type cytochrome biogenesis protein CcsB, with amino-acid sequence MINVEINTYLCFGYLLWIIGYLITFVTARERSEINRTFWFALIFLWCVHTGSIALRWVESYQLGIGHAPLSNLYESLVFFSWSVSLALIIVWRRFKADLVALFGVPIVFLILGSTFLIDPSIRPLIPALQSNWLVAHVFTCFLGYAGFAVSFVAALLLLLSRWSGKASSMLPRKEILDEIVYRSILIGFPLLSLGIITGAAWAEHAWGTYWSWDPKETWSLITWLVYAGFLHARLTRGWSGGKTAILSVVGFCAVLFTYFGVNYLPGLHSYF; translated from the coding sequence ATGATTAACGTTGAAATAAACACATATCTATGTTTCGGCTATTTATTGTGGATTATTGGCTACTTGATAACCTTCGTGACCGCCAGGGAACGATCCGAAATCAACAGGACATTCTGGTTCGCTTTGATTTTTCTGTGGTGTGTTCACACAGGATCGATTGCTCTTAGGTGGGTCGAGTCGTATCAATTGGGGATCGGTCATGCGCCGCTTTCCAATTTGTATGAGTCCCTGGTTTTTTTCTCCTGGTCTGTGTCGTTGGCCCTTATTATCGTTTGGCGAAGGTTTAAAGCTGACCTCGTGGCCCTTTTTGGCGTTCCGATAGTGTTCCTCATCCTGGGGTCGACTTTCCTTATTGATCCATCAATTAGACCGTTAATACCTGCGCTTCAATCCAACTGGCTTGTGGCGCACGTTTTTACATGTTTTCTGGGTTACGCCGGATTCGCTGTATCTTTCGTGGCCGCTCTGCTCTTGCTGCTTTCCAGGTGGTCCGGCAAGGCGTCTTCCATGCTTCCACGAAAGGAAATCCTGGACGAAATAGTGTACCGCTCAATATTGATCGGGTTCCCGTTACTATCTCTCGGGATTATTACAGGCGCCGCATGGGCCGAGCACGCGTGGGGCACTTATTGGTCCTGGGACCCGAAAGAAACTTGGTCTCTGATAACATGGCTGGTATACGCCGGTTTTCTGCATGCGAGACTGACGCGTGGCTGGTCTGGCGGGAAGACGGCCATTCTTTCCGTCGTTGGATTCTGCGCCGTCCTTTTCACATATTTCGGGGTGAATTATCTGCCCGGACTTCACAGTTATTTTTAG